The segment CGCTCCCGACAAAATCCGAGCATGGGCCCCATGGGTTACCTAAGAAATACCCGCATCCTTTATCGCGCAATTCGGGCATTTTTATGCCATTTTTCACGAGCAGGTCCGTCTGGCCTGTATCCTAAGCAATTTCAGGGGCTGATATGCAGGGGAATATCACAACAATTCGCGCATCACAGGACGATTTTCGCCAAGCGCGAAACAATGAAACGGTTTGACCGTCGCAACCGGCCTGTTTCGGCCATAAAGAACAGCCCGACAGCGCCCACCCAAAAAGCGGCATCAAATGACGGTGCGTTTGCCCTTGATCGGTGCGTCACCCTGCATCACCGCCCCGCGCAGCGCAAACCTTGGCTTGCGCGCGCCTTGCGGATTGCGTTTTTCAACGTACCCCAGAATCGCACCGGCGGTCAGCCACGTGAGAGGCGTCAGCGTCGCATTCAACAGCATGTCCATCATGGTAATGCCAAGGATCAGACAAAGCGGCGCAATGAACGGTGACAGTGCCGCATCGGTATCTTTGCGCACGTAGAGCCACATCAGGATCAACGGCAGCGCCAGCAGACCGAATTCACACAGATACCCAAGCCAGCCGAAGGTGCCAAAAACAATGATCCAGCGGCCATCGGGGATCGAGGTGATGACACCGGTTTCAGGATCGCGGATCAGACTGCGCCCCCAACCGCCCCAGCCAAATGCCGGTTTTTCAGCGGCACGTGCCAGCAATTGCTCTTCGTTGAAAAAGCGGTAGCCAAGCGATTGGGCACGGTCCGCGCTGATCGCCTCGGCCTGCGCGAGGATCGCATCAAGCGGGATCAGTTGGAGATTGCGCAGCATCGGGTAAGCCACGGCTACAAAAGCAAAAAGTGCAGCAATCCTGATTTGCCAGCGTACCGGTACAAAAAGCACCAGGGGCGTCAGCACCAGACCATAGGCAAAGGAAGCAAGGCTTTTGCATAGGACCAGCAGCACCGCGATATATCCCACCACCAGCAACAGATTACGCTTCTGTTGGTCGGCCGCATTGCGCGCAAAGGCTGCGGCGGCCAACAGCCCCATACAGACAAACAGCGCCAGCCACAGACTGTGCGGCAGGAACACGATTGGCCTGAAACCGCCCGCGCGCATGGTCTGGGCAAAGGAGTGTTGGAAAAACCCGTAGGTCCAGACGTTCATCTGCGGGCTCAGCCGGATCTCGATCAGCGACGGGATGGAATAAATCAACGTCCCCACCATCAGCGCCAGCATGATTTCGCGCAACGCATCATCCGAGGACAAAAATTGGCGCGCCAACAGAAACGGTACGACCGTCAGGATCTGCGCAATCAGCACCGACCCGATGTCGCGCACCGACTGCCCTGGCAAGGCGTCGACCTGAAACACAATCGGGTCCGCGCCCCGGAGCACCTCAAAAATGATCGGGTCAGTATTGGTCAACACCGTGGGCACCGCACAGAGGATCAGCCCCACAACCAGCACCAAGGCCACGCGGGACTCGGGCCAGAGCTGCACCTTGTGTTTCATCGCAAAGACCATGATCAGCAAGACCGACAAATTCGGGATCGACACCTTGTCCATGCTGGGCACCAACGGCAGGTCATATTCCGTCAGGGGCGGCAGAAACAGATAACCGCCTAGGATCGACCAGATCAGCGCGCGTTCAACCTTTTGGGTGCGAAACAGCACAAGGCAAACCACCGGCCATACAGCCAGCATCAGATGTGCAAGTCCGTTTCCCATGATCGGTTGTGTCTATTGCTCCTTGTGCGCCTTGCAAATTAGCACTTGGCGCAGGGGCTGTCATCCCGCTAGGTTCAGGAACAGAATTGGCCGCGCATCAGGAACAGGGCACTAACACATTGAACTATAATTACTATTTAGGAAATTCACCGTTAGGCTGCGGCCGATCGGCAACAACAACACGGCCCCTGGCGTTTTGAAATTTGGCAGCATTCCCCATCAGGTCGAGGTCAATACCCCGACGAGACCGGCATTGTTTCAGGCCGTGCGCAACCGCCTGCGCGCGCGGGACGGTTTTGCGCTGGCCACCCTTAACCTTGATCATCTGACCAAACTGCCGGTGGATGCCGATTTTCTTGCCGCTTACCGCGCGCATGATCTAGTGGTCGCAGACGGGCGGCCTGTCGTCTGGCTGGCCGCAATGGCGAAACACAAACTGGAACTGATGCCGGGGTCGGATATGATCCTGCCGCTCTGTGCGCTCTGCGCTGAAATGTCGGTGCCCATCGCCTTGGTTGGCAGTTCGGACGCAGCCCTTGAAGGCGCGGCAGCGGCGCTGAAAGAACGGGTAGCGGGACTTAGCATCAGCTACACACATGCCCCCCCTTACGGGTTTGATCCGGCAGGGACACAAGCGAACGCGATTTTCGACGCCCTGACGGCCAGCGGTGCCGGCTTGTGTTTCATTGCCCTCGGTGCCCCGAAACAGGAAGTTTTTGCCGCGCGGGGACGCGAACGGGCACCAACCGTCGGGTTTGCATCGATCGGCGCGGGGTTGGATTTTCTGTCGGGTCATCAGGTACGGGCCCCTAAAATCATGCGGGCACTGGCGCTGGAATGGTTGTGGCGGGCACTGCAAAGCCCCATGCGCATGATCCCGCGATATGCCAAGTGTTTTGCCATATTGCCCGGATTGATGGTGCAGGCGTTGCGGCAACGCTAGGTGCCGGTTTCGGCCTGTTCGATAAACGCGGTATAACGATCCGAGCCAAGCACAAATCCCGCACGGATCAACAACTCGACACGGTTCCACCGCCGCGCCTCCAGCGAAAACAGCGTGACATCAGGGGTTTGCGCCAATACCGCCGCCCGTGCCGCGTCTTCGCCATGCGCCAGATCCCCCGACAAAAGCGACGCCGCATCCCGCGCGGCCGTGTCACCGGCAAATTTATAGTGCTTGATCACGCCCGTGATGTCCGCACAGCGCACGCCCTTGGACAGATGCGGATGCACCCCCGGCGCGACCTCTGGTCCGTTAAAGACCAACGGATGTTTGGTCAGGCAGCAGTTTTCACCAAACACCTTGCCACGCACCCCGCCAAAGATGAATTGCAGCGATGGATCGGGGATGGTGTTGTCGGTCAGCAGAGCGGAAAAGGGAATATCCGTACTGTGATAGTCAAACCTGTCCAGATGGCTGATGTCAAAATAGGCGAATTCATCCAGCGCGTTGGCATAGCTGAAATCGGCCACCCCCCTGAGCGGCGCCTTCGGGAACATCTCGAGCATCTGCGCGACCAAAGCCGTTGAACCCTGCCCTTCAAGATAGCGTATAAGCCCCGCCAGCCCGATCTGCGCCCGCCCTTCGAAATCGAACATCTCGTCCATATCGATGTAAAGGCACCACCGGTTCTGCCCATAAGTCTGGGCCGGATAGGCGCGGATCAGATCCTCGTATTTCGCAAGCGGTAATGCACATTGATCAAGGATCACGCCCGATTCAGCGCGCAACCGCGCGATGGTGTCATCGGTCGATCCGTTGTCGATAAAGGCGAAATGCTTGATGCCCAGCGCGCGGTAATAATCGAAAAACGCGTCCATGTAATAGCTGCCGTTACGCACCAACACGATGGCCAGCACCTCATCCACCGGTATTTCCGGTGTCTTCGGCCCATGCAGATGGCGCAGCGCTTTTTTGAAACGTGCAACGCGGCGGCGTTCGGACAGACGCTGCCACAAGCGGCGCAAGATATGGGCGGGGCTTTTCATAGAGCTCTGATAGGACAGCCGGCTGGCCTGGTCTACAGTTCAGCGCTTGCGTGGTCCTGTTTCCCGCAAGGATCGACATTTCGGCCCCATGCTTCGGGGCGCTCCAAGGGCATAGCTCCTTTCCTTAGGACCTCGGCTGCTGCTTGCATCTACGTTGTCGCGTCTTCAGGCGGGTCTTGGCCGGCGTGCAGCGGGGACCGCAACCGCATTCGCCGCGTTACGCAAGTCTGGCGTATAGAGCGTCTGTGTCGCGCGCCCTGCATGTTTGGAGGCATAAAGAGCGACATCGGCGTTCGACAATAGGTCCTCCATGGTGGGGCTGTCGCACGGCTGGATCCACACCGTGCCGATGCTGGCAGATATTTTGCAATCTGTGCCCTCGAACGGGATAGGCACCTCAAGGCGTTCGATGATCCGCCGACCGACACGGCGCAGGATGCTTTCGTCGCGCACATCGGGCAAGACGACGGTGAATTCGTCCCCCCCCACCCGCGCAACAAGATCATGACTGCGGGTTTCATCCACCATGATGCGCGCCACATGCTGCAATACGTGATCCCCTGCGGCATGGCCCAGCGTGTCATTGACGGTTTTGAAGTAATCAAGATCGATCTGCATGACGGCAAAAGAATTGCTGGCCCCCAGAAGACGCGTCAATACGGTATCAAGGGCACGGCGGTTTTTGAGACCGGTTAACGTATCGGTAAAGGCCTGTTCTTCGGCAGCAATCTTGGCACCCTGCAATTTTGAGTTCAGGTTGTAAGACGCTTCCATCGCCGCGGTCTTTGCCTCAACCAGATAGAGCATTTCAATCGCAAGATCGGTCGCCGCGAAATCGGCGTTGGTCAGGGCAAAATCGCGCACCCCGTCCAGAATAGAAATTCCGAAACTCAGATTGACGATCATCGTCCCGCCACCGTCAACCGCAGGCACCAAGACCCCTTTAAGCGCGGTATGCGGAGGGGCGCGCAGTTTCAGACGCAGCTTTTGCGGCTCGTGCGACACGAGGTCCGCCATGGAGGTCAGCGCACGCGGGCGTTTGACTTCGAAGACCTCGAGAAAACGCTGGCCGGTCAATCCAAGCCCCGCGCGCATCTTGCGCAGGGTCGGCCCAGCATGCAGAATATGCCCCGTTGAACCAAGGATCAGGTGCATCGGGCATAGGACATCCAGCGCCGAGAAATCTTCGATTGGCCTCACGGGGCACCCGCCGCAAGGCTAAAGGCGCGTCCTTCCGCAAAATCATTTTCAACAAGGGTGATGGACACCATTTCGGTTCCTGCTGCCGGCCCCTTAGCGTGTTCCAGCAAAGCCAGCGCACCGTAATCATCCGCCATGGCACGCAAAACGCCCATCATAACATGACCATACCCTTGCACCGACGCGTCACAAATCAGGCTGAAATGGCCATCTGCACAGACCTGCAATTCGACTTTGGGCAGAATCAGGTCCGATACGGCAAGGCGCACCCGTTCATCCAGATCATCCAGCGAATGCATGAAATCAACAAAATCCACTCCGCCAAAGCGCAACAGTCGGCGCACGGCTTCGAAACCCGGATGGCACACCAGAAAGGCGCCGATATCTTCCATGATGTCGCCGCGCGGACGGCCCAGCACTTCTTCGGCGGATTGCAGCAGCTCGGAAGTATATGACCGCGTGTAGCGCAACATGCCCTCGAAATCGGAAAACTCCAATCCGGCGTTGCTGGTGATCTGTTCCCAGACCGGCCTGCCATAAGTATGGCTGACGTAATGTTGAATGCTGCGATTGACGAGCCCGTGCATGGCGATCACTCCCTAGTACCCCGCGGGGGTTCTAGCGTGATGGGAGTTAACAACTCGCCAATATACCTGATTTTAGCGACTTTACCGCCGTCTCGCCGCCTGCCCTAAAAGTCGGTCGGTGCCCCGCCTTCGGCTTTGCGACGCGCAACAAAATCAGCC is part of the Sulfitobacter geojensis genome and harbors:
- a CDS encoding membrane protein; translation: MGNGLAHLMLAVWPVVCLVLFRTQKVERALIWSILGGYLFLPPLTEYDLPLVPSMDKVSIPNLSVLLIMVFAMKHKVQLWPESRVALVLVVGLILCAVPTVLTNTDPIIFEVLRGADPIVFQVDALPGQSVRDIGSVLIAQILTVVPFLLARQFLSSDDALREIMLALMVGTLIYSIPSLIEIRLSPQMNVWTYGFFQHSFAQTMRAGGFRPIVFLPHSLWLALFVCMGLLAAAAFARNAADQQKRNLLLVVGYIAVLLVLCKSLASFAYGLVLTPLVLFVPVRWQIRIAALFAFVAVAYPMLRNLQLIPLDAILAQAEAISADRAQSLGYRFFNEEQLLARAAEKPAFGWGGWGRSLIRDPETGVITSIPDGRWIIVFGTFGWLGYLCEFGLLALPLILMWLYVRKDTDAALSPFIAPLCLILGITMMDMLLNATLTPLTWLTAGAILGYVEKRNPQGARKPRFALRGAVMQGDAPIKGKRTVI
- a CDS encoding WecB/TagA/CpsF family glycosyltransferase, translated to MKFGSIPHQVEVNTPTRPALFQAVRNRLRARDGFALATLNLDHLTKLPVDADFLAAYRAHDLVVADGRPVVWLAAMAKHKLELMPGSDMILPLCALCAEMSVPIALVGSSDAALEGAAAALKERVAGLSISYTHAPPYGFDPAGTQANAIFDALTASGAGLCFIALGAPKQEVFAARGRERAPTVGFASIGAGLDFLSGHQVRAPKIMRALALEWLWRALQSPMRMIPRYAKCFAILPGLMVQALRQR
- a CDS encoding glycosyltransferase family 2 protein, translated to MKSPAHILRRLWQRLSERRRVARFKKALRHLHGPKTPEIPVDEVLAIVLVRNGSYYMDAFFDYYRALGIKHFAFIDNGSTDDTIARLRAESGVILDQCALPLAKYEDLIRAYPAQTYGQNRWCLYIDMDEMFDFEGRAQIGLAGLIRYLEGQGSTALVAQMLEMFPKAPLRGVADFSYANALDEFAYFDISHLDRFDYHSTDIPFSALLTDNTIPDPSLQFIFGGVRGKVFGENCCLTKHPLVFNGPEVAPGVHPHLSKGVRCADITGVIKHYKFAGDTAARDAASLLSGDLAHGEDAARAAVLAQTPDVTLFSLEARRWNRVELLIRAGFVLGSDRYTAFIEQAETGT
- a CDS encoding GGDEF domain-containing protein, with translation MRPIEDFSALDVLCPMHLILGSTGHILHAGPTLRKMRAGLGLTGQRFLEVFEVKRPRALTSMADLVSHEPQKLRLKLRAPPHTALKGVLVPAVDGGGTMIVNLSFGISILDGVRDFALTNADFAATDLAIEMLYLVEAKTAAMEASYNLNSKLQGAKIAAEEQAFTDTLTGLKNRRALDTVLTRLLGASNSFAVMQIDLDYFKTVNDTLGHAAGDHVLQHVARIMVDETRSHDLVARVGGDEFTVVLPDVRDESILRRVGRRIIERLEVPIPFEGTDCKISASIGTVWIQPCDSPTMEDLLSNADVALYASKHAGRATQTLYTPDLRNAANAVAVPAARRPRPA
- a CDS encoding heme NO-binding domain-containing protein — its product is MHGLVNRSIQHYVSHTYGRPVWEQITSNAGLEFSDFEGMLRYTRSYTSELLQSAEEVLGRPRGDIMEDIGAFLVCHPGFEAVRRLLRFGGVDFVDFMHSLDDLDERVRLAVSDLILPKVELQVCADGHFSLICDASVQGYGHVMMGVLRAMADDYGALALLEHAKGPAAGTEMVSITLVENDFAEGRAFSLAAGAP